The nucleotide sequence ATCCTAGCCTTATGGGGGAAATGACGAAATTTATTCAAGAAGTTGCAACTACTATCGGTGTTGATAAGACAGGTTATAGACTAGTTACAAACTGCGGTGAAAACGGAGGACAAGAGGTTATGCACCTGCATTTTCATCTACTAGGCGGAACTCTACTAAAATGGACAGATAACCACTCAAACGATCCAAAAAATAGTTTTTGATATAAGAGCCATAAGGCTCTTAATACTACATAAAAACAGGAATTGGAGTATTTTGCAAGAAGTACTTAGTTGTTCCGCCAAGATACATCTCTTTTAATCCATTTTCACCATAACTACTTGCTATAACCATATCAAATTTACCATTTAAAGCATTTTGAAGAAGTGCTTCTCCTGGAACTGATGTAGTTTTTACGACCTCAAAAGTAGCATTTATACCATGGAAAGATAGATATTCTAAAATATCTTTTTCTATAGTTTGCTCATTTTGGAAATACTTATTTGTAACTATAATATGTACTTTTTTTGAATTTTTCAGTAAAAACATAGACTGAGTTATAGCTCTTGATATGCTAGAAGTTCCGTTCCAACCGATCAAAATATTATCTGCTTTAAACTCTTTTAAAGTTCTTGGGATAACTATCGCATTTTTTCCACTTTTTATAACAGCAGAATCAAAAGTAGCAGTAGGTTCTCCTTCTGGCGGGCAAGCAGCTACTATCATATCGCAAAACTTTGCTTCGTACTCTACGACTTTGCTTCTAACACCTTCTTTAGTATGAAACTCAGCAGTCGGAACGCCTGCTATAGGTTTATCACTGATAGTTATACCTAATTTAGCGCAAAGCGAATTAAATATCTCATAGTTTTTCTTTTTCTCATCATCTAGTTCCGAAATAACAGTGTCTTTAAAAGCATTAAATATATTTCCTCTATTTAAAGCCATTTCAAGATTGCATACTAGACTAAAATCCATCTGTGAAGCAAGAAAACTTATGTGCGTTTTTAAAGCTTTACTAACTAGCAAAGCACCATATAATCTATCTTCAAAATTATCTCCACCACCTATAGGGAAGAACAGTTTTTTAATCTCCATAATAAACCTCCGTTATTAAATTTAATTAAGATCTAACGATATTTTTCCACCTTTGATATCTGAAACTTTTACCTTTATCATATCACCCTCTTTTAAAGGTGAAACTATTTTTGATATATGTAAAAGTCCATCAACACCATCTCTTAAAGATATAAATGCACCAAAAGGAGCCATTTTTTTGATTTCACCCTCAAACTCATCTCCTATATTAAAAGGAGTTACGTTTTTATGCTCTCTTTTGTTCCTAAAACCGCCGCCTCTGCTGTCTTTTTGCGTAATTTGTATAATATAATCTTTAGCGGCTTCTACCTTTTGTCTCTCTCCTCCAGCTATCTTTACTTCACCTTTATCTCTATCAAGATCTATGCTAACTTCAAATCTTTCTATAATCTCTTTTATAGTTTTTCCAGCTTGCCCTATTATATCAACTATTTTACTAGGATCTACGCTAAATAATTCTAATTTTGGTAAAACATCTTCATTTATGATTATCTCTTCATCTGCTTTAACCATTAAATTTAAAATATGCTCCCTAGCTTCTTTTGCTTGATATAACGCTTCTTTTAATACGTCTAAACTAATTCCGCCTAATTTGATATCCATCTGAAGAGCGGTGATACCATCTTTTGAACCTGCAACTTTGAAATCCATATCTCCATCGTGATCTTCAAGACCCATAATATCTGTTAAAACAGCGTGTTCATCACCTTCAAATATAAGACCCATCGCCACTCCAGCTACAAGCTTGATAGTTTCTACTCCTGCTGCTCTAAGCGATAAAGAACCTCCACATACGCTAGCCATAGAGCTTGAACCATTACTTTCTAAAATTTCGCTAACAACTCTTAAAGAGTATGGACTATTTAAGTCTATACTTGGATAAAGAGCTCTTTTTGCTAAATTTCCATGTCCTAACTCACGTCGTCCAGGAGCTTTTAAAGGACTTGCCTCGCCTACGCTAAATCCAGGGAAATTATAATTAAACATAAATTTATCGGCAACCGCATTTTTTTCTGTTAAATATTCACTCATTTGAGCATCGTTATCAGTGCCTAAAGTAGTTACAACAAGAGCTTGAGTTTGACCACGAGTAAATAGACAACTTCCGTGCGCATTTGGTAAAATATTTGTCTCAATGCTGATCGGTCTAACATCTTTTAAACCTCTTCCATCAGCTCTTTTTTTATCTTTTATGATCCCTGTTCTAACTAACTTTTTCTTATATTTTCCAAGTATATTTGAGATAAGAGCTTCGTCCCAGCCCTCTTTTTGAGCAACTTCGCTAAGAGCTATTTGCTTAGCTATTTTAGAAAGCTCACTAGCTCTTTCGCTTTTGGCCATTTGATGAATAGCCGCTTTTACATCATCTTTGTAAAATTCATCTATATATATCGCAACATTTTCATTTTCTATCTCTGGTTTATACTCTAAATTTGCAATCTCTTTTTTGTAGTTACAAAACGCCTCTTCATATGCGTTGCTTCCTTTTAGTATGGCTTGTGTAGCTAATTTTATACCATCTATCATAAGATCTTCGCTAAATTCATTCATTTTTTGTCTTGAGACAAAACCTTCATTTAAACTAGGATCTATCATAGGATCTATAGCGATAACTGGTACAATTTCATTTTGCTCATTAGGCAAACTTCTCATTTCTATCATAAGAAGTTCATCTTTTACACCTGCTACGTAAAGATCAAGAGCAGAGTTTTTTAGCTCTGAGTTGCTTGGATTTATAACAAATTTACCATTTATATGCCCTACTCTAACGCCACAAACTGGACTATTAACTGGGATATCACTAAGATATAAAGCTACACTCGCAGCATTTAGCGATACTACTTGCAAATCCACTTCTGGATCACTACTTAAAACCATTACGACAATCTGAGTTGGATATGCATATCCTTTAGGAAATAAAGGTCTTAAGCTTCTATCTATAATGCGGCTTGTTAAGGTCTCAAAATCCCCTGGTTTAGTCTCTCTTTTAACATATCCTCCTGGTATCCTACCTGCGGCATACTGTTTTTCTATATACTGTACAGTAAGAGGTAAAAAATCCTCTTCTACTTGAGTATCTTCTCTAGCAACTGCGGCTAATACGACTGTATTTTTCACGCGCATTAATACTGCGCCGGCTGCTTGTTTGGCAACCTTATCAAGATCAAAAATTTCAATTTGATTATTTACTTCTATTGAACACTGCATAAAAACTCCTTATTTTTGTAATGGTAAGTAATACGGACTATCTTCTAAAATAGACATAATAGCTTCTGATGATGGAGAGATTTTATCTTTATAATAAAAATCCACATCTACAAAATTCGCTATCTTTTTAACACAAAATATACTATCGACTAAGGTATTTAGATATGGAACTATATTTAAAGGCATAAGAGGCGTAGCATAAACAATGGATCTAGCTTCTAAATTTATAAGAGTTTTTATACATACCAAAGCCGTAGCACCTGTTTGACAACCTTCATCTATGAGCAAAATATTTTTTCCTTTTAAATCACCTAACAACTTTCCTTTTCTATATCTATACACATTTTTCAAGATTTTCTCTTCATATTTTCTATGAGCTTCTCCATATATAAAATCCAAAGATATATTAAAAGCTTTTATAAGCTCGTCATTTACGACTATCTCTTCAGTTTCGCTCACCATACCGATCTCGCATTCTGGATTATTCGGTGCTAGAATTTGCTCACTAAAAAGCAGCTCATAACTCAACTGCAAAGACGAAGCCACTTTATCTGTCAAGACAACAGAGTCCAAAGATGATCCAACGATAACAAAACCATTATCTATAAGCTCATTTTTTGGTAGTATATCAAGTAGCTTTTCAGCGGCGTCAAGCTCGTTTTCAAATTTAAGATCGTCTGGATTTATCATTGTTTCGCCTCATTGTTTTGCTCTATAGAAAAGTCATATCCAACCCCGCCTAATGGATAAAAACTAAAATACAGATAGAAACCTTGACTCTTTTTAGACTCTAAACCTGCACTAGTATTTTTTGGCTCTATATCCTCTTGATACACAAGACTATAATCCCAGCATTTTCTTTTGTAATTGATACCAGTTCTCCACATCTTTGTATAACTTCTTTGAACATCATAGTCAAAACCCGCAAACAACCTATAACTTCTAGGTAAATTTATACTCAAAGACGAACTTAGATAACTCTCTTTATCGTAAATTAATTTATTATCGCTATTTTTATCGTACGTATGCCATAAAGCGACGTTAAAACGTGAATTTGCGTAGCTAGTTCCGCTTTGAATTTTTGCTAAACTATTATCTATATGCGAATACTCGATCTTATTTGCAAAATTAAAATTACCGAAATATAAATTCAGTCTATTTTCTAAATTTTCAAAATCGCTATCGTCTATATTAAATCCTTGTTTTATGCTATGTCTTAAAAATTTCTGCCCCTCAGAACCGTAAAAAAACTGTACGAAATCAGCAGTAGTGCTTTCTTTGCTATATTTTTTGTCAAGTCCGCTCACGAAATTTTCTTCAAACAAATTTGAATCGGTTAATTTTATATTATTGCCACTTTGATCTAACATATAGTATTTTAGTAAATTATTTTCTATACTTCCGTTAGAATAACCAGGCTTTATATAATCGAGTTTTAAATTTATAGTATGATAGAAGCTATTATAAGCTTTTGCTAGATCTGTTTCTATAAGAAATTTATGGTAATGGTTTATGTAGTCATTAAAATTATCGTCTATAAACTCACCGTTTGTATAAAGTTTATTATTTTTATATGCTATATGAGTTGCATATATATTTTCTGTTACAGAAAAATTTGCGTAATCATCTAAGATATTAAAATTTAAACCGACTGGAAAATCTATCTCGTATTGAGACGCTCTAGTTCCGATATTTCTTGTATAATTATGATATTTAGCATCAAATGAATATATTAAATTTGGCACTATAAAAGTTGATGTGAAGCTATGATACTGCAACTTTGGAAGCTCTTGAAGAGTATCGTCATTTCCGTATTTCGAACTGATTTTTGCTGTGTCTATATAGTATTTTGCATAAGCACCAAAATAATTTTCATCCGTAGTTATAAAATAATTTAATTTAGACTGTACAAGCGAATCATAATCTCCATTTTTTTTACCGCGTAAATTAAGATAATCTATATCATTTAATTTTGTATATCTAAGCCATAAACCTTCTGTAAAATCACCGTCTATGAGATATTTTACCAATCTATCTCTATCATACTGAACTTCAAAACCGGTGTGATTTGTATTTTTTAAATTCTCTTTTTCTTTATAGCTATTTTTTTCATTAAATATACCACTTCTAATTAGTCCGCCAGAATAAGGCGAATCTGCAAATCTAAATGTAGAGTAAATACCGCTTCCTCTATTTGTTCTTATCTGCGGATCAAACTCCAAGTCCCACTCATCGGCTATAGCTATATAAAACGGCTGTAAATACATAACTCCGTTACTCTTGCTATATGCTATTTGAGGTGACAAAAAGCCTGTTCTTCTAGTCTTATCAGTAGAAAATCCAAAATACGGCATATAAAAAACAGGCATATCTTTTATATAAAAAACAGGATTATAAAGATGCATAAATTTACTCTGTTTATTTAACTCACCACTGCTAAAATTTATATGCCAATCAGGATCTTGAACATTACAGCTCGATACGATAGATTTAGAAGCAAAATACGCCTCTTGAGTGCTGCAGCTCTCATCGCTTTGTATCCAGATCTCTTTATCTTTATCCATAGCAAAGCTACCGTCGAAATTCAAATCATTTGTTTTTAAATTTATCATCACATAGTTTGAACGCGATGTTTCGCTATCGCCTCTTAGCATATTTACATTGCCAAAAAGCTCTATAGTTTCGCTTTTTTGATCATATATAGCTCTATCAGCAGTAACCAAATAATTTTGCGAATACACAAGAACGTTACCATTTGCATTAACTATATTTCCATCTTTTTCAACCCTATCAGCTAAAAACTCAACATTTTCTACACGTGCAAATAAAGAAGAAACAAACAAAAAAGATAAAAGTATTTTTTTAATAAGCATTACAAACCACTGTTTTAGCCAACTTATCGTGCCAAGTTTGTCTAGCCTGATTGCTAAGAGCCCACACAAATCCTAAATAAAACAGCCATTCACTAAGTACTCTTACGATAGCTCTTAAAAAACTAGCTTGCAAACTAGGCTTAGATAGCATAACAGTATCTATACATATGATTTTAAAGATCATTTTTCCAGGAGTTGCACCATAATACCAGATGAAAAACGTCTGATAGATAACTCTTAAAAGTGCAATTTGAAAAACCATATTTGATATCATAAGTATAAGAGCTTCTACATCATCTGAAGCTTTAGCTAATGCGTTATAGTAAGCTAACATAAATAACAAACTTATCAAAATCTCATCTACGCAGTAAGCCCAAAGTCTTTTATTTATGCTTGCTACTTCTATATTTTCCCTGTCTAATTTATCTAATAAATTTTCACTCATTTAAGCGCCTGATATGCTATATCTTTGCGGTATTGCATACCGTCAAATTTAATATTTTTTACAAGTTCATAAGCTTTTTTATGAGCTTCTTTTATATCTTGCCCTACTGCTACAGCTACCAAAACTCTGCCACCATCAGCGTAAAGTTCATCGCCATTACTACTTACTCCAGCGTAATCTATATGAGTACCTTCTGGAACATTTTCTACTATGATTTTAGCCTTTTGGCTTGAACTATATGGATAATTTTTACTAGCTAGCACAACTCCTATAGCAACACTATTTTTTAAGCTTATATTTGTTAATTTTTTCGTTGCAGCATCTAGTAAAATTTGGCTTAAATTTCCGTCTATCAAAGGCATAAGAACCTCGCATTCAGGATCACCAAATCGTACATTAAACTCAAGAACATAAGGAGTATCATTTACTATCATAAGCCCTACAAATAAAACTCCACAAAACGGCGCTCCTTCTTCTTGCATACCTTTTAAGGTCGTATGCACTATCTCATCTTCAACACGTTTTATAAGTTTAGCGTCTGCAAGAGGACTTGGCGCATAAGCTCCCATTCCTCCAGTATTTGGACCTTTGTCGTTATCTAAAAGACGTTTATGATCTTGCGCTACTGGTAAAGATACGAAATTCTCACCATCGCAAATAGCAAAAAACGAAAGTTCAAAACCATCTAAAAACTCTTCTACAACAATGCGTTTTCCAGCATCTCCAAAGCTATCTCCGCTAAGCATATCTAGTGCGGCTTTTTTAGCTTCTTCATGATTTTTGGCTATTATAACGCCTTTTCCTGCACATAATCCATCGGCTTTCACAACTACCGTGCTGCTTAAGCTATCTATAAATTTAGAAGCTTCATCATAGCTATCTGTATTAATAAATTTAGCAGTTCTTATACCGTTTTTAGCCAAAAACTCTTTCATATACGCTTTTGAGCTTTCGAGCATTGCTGCTGCTTTGCTAGGACCAAAGATATTTAAACCGTTTTGTTTAAATATATCGACAACTCCTGCGCTTAAAGCATTTTCAGGTCCGACTATGCTCAAGTCTATACTGTTTGATTTAGCAAATTGTGCCAACTCATAAAAATCTTTTGTGATTATATTTTGACCGATTTTAGTTGTTGCGCCGTTTCCGGGGCTAAAGTATATATTTTTAACATTTTCATCTTGTTTTAATCTAAGCGCTATGGCGTATTCTCTGCCACCGCTTCCTATAATTAAAATATTCATATTTTTCCTAGAGTTTAAATAAAAACCCAAATGGCCGTTACGCAGTAGAATCGGCCCTAATAAAAAGCCAACCTTGCAGATAGACTCAAACTTTAGGTCGCAATCTCTCGCTAAAAACGGCTACAAACGAGATCGCATCACACCATTTGCGTACTTTTCCGCCCATACTAATGTGTTGGACCCTCATAAAAACGCTATCGAACCATCCAGGTTATAAAATTATATAAAAGTTTAGCTTAAAAATCAAAGAATATTTTTATATTTTGTGACTTTTTGCAATATTTACACACTCGCTTATCTGCTGAGTAGGGCTTATAATTGCCTTTGTAACGAAGTTTAATGCTTTAGCCGTAGTTTTACCGATCGCAATGGCTTTATAGCTATCATTCCAGCCAAAATTACTCAAAAATCCTTCTACATTTTTTGGACTTGTAAAAATAATAGTAGATCCGTTTTCAGGTTTTTTTAAATTTAACTTTAAAAGTCTATTTTCATAAGCTATCAAACTGTTTATATCCACGCCATTACTTTGCAAAAAACTACTCAAACCAGAAACAGTATCTTTTGCGCTTATATAAAGTACTTTTTTACCTTTTAAAAGAGGGAAAATCTCTTTGGCAAATTCATTTCCGTGAGCATAAAAACCCTCAAAAATCCTCTTAAAACCGAACTCTTTGCAAGCTTGCGCAGTTGAATCACTTATGGCAAATGTATCTAAATTTTCGCATTTTATATTATTAAATTTAAGTGCATTTACACCGTTTTTACTGGTAAAAACAGCCGCGTCAAAATCATTCAAATTTAAATTAAATTTATAAAATACTATCTCGCATACTTTTAAATTTATCACCTCATCAAGATTATATGGTGTATTTGATACTAAATATATCATCATTTTACTCCAGATACTTTAATATAATTTTCCATTCACCAACTAGTTTTTCTAAACTAAACTTAGCATTTGCTGGACTAGTGGAAGGAAGTTTTATCACTTCAAAATCATAAAATTTTTTGCAAATATCATAAGAAGTATTTCCGTTTGCAAAAACAGCTTTTATATCTGCATTTTCAAAGATTAGATCCAAATTTGTCGGCTTAACACTTGATATAGAGTTATCTGATGAGCCTTGCACCAAACAGCTATAAGCTGCGTCGTAAATCGCAACTTGATGTTTAAGTAAAAAGTCTATTTTATCTTGAACGTTTTGTAAATGTTCAGAACCAAAAAGCGCGGATAAAACTTTCCAAAATCTATTTTGCGAATGAGCGTAGTAAAAGCCCATTTCCCTGGACTTTACCGATGGAAATGAGCCTAAAATGAGTATTTTTGATCTGCTGTCAAAAACTGGTTTGAATGGGTGAGTTAGCATTGCAAAACTAAAAATTACTCCCACTCTATAGTTGCTGGCGGTTTTGAGCTGATATCATAAACTACGCGATTTATGCCATCGACTTCATTTATAATGCGGCGACTGCAGTTTTCTAGTAGATCATATGGAAGTCTAGAAAAACTTGCTGTCATACCATCGCTTGCATCTACTACTCTTAAACAAACTGCGTTTTCGTATGTTCTATTATCTCCCATAACTCCAACTGAATTTACATTTAGAAGTACGCAAAATGCTTGCCAAGTTTTATCGTACCAGCCGCTACTTTTTAACTCTTCTCTTAGTATCACATCAGCTTTTCTAAGAAGCTCTAAACTAGGAGTACTTACCTCTCCCATAATACGTATAGCAAGTCCAGGACCAGGAAAAGGATGACGATAAACTATATCTCTACTAAGTCCTAACTCAAGTCCAAGGCGTCTTACTTCATCTTTAAAAATCTCCCTTAAAGGTTCGATTAGTTCAAATTCCATCCACTCAGGAAGTCCGCCTACATTATGATGGCTTTTTATAGTTTTACTAGCTCCTGCGACGCTACTTTCGATAATATCTGTGTATAAAGTGCCTTGAGCAAGGTATTTTACATTAGAGTGTTTTTTTGCCTCTTTATCGAAAACCTCTATAAAGGTCTCGCCTATGATTTTACGCTTTTTCTCAGGATCTCTCACGCCTTTTAATCTACTTAAAAATAGCTCACTCGCATCTATGCTTATTAAATTTACTCCTAGTTTTAGCTTAAACATCTCTTCAACTTGCTTTGCTTCATTTGTTCTAAGAAGACCATTATCTACAAAAACTACTATTAGATTTTCAGGTACTGCGTGAGCTAAAAGTGCGGCTACAACAGAACTATCCACACCACCGCTTACTGCACATAAAACCTTATCTTTTCCGACTTTTTCACGGATAGCTTGAACCTCTTTTTTTGCAAAACTTCCCATATTCCAAGTACTTTCGCATCCGCAAATTTTAGCAAAATTCTTAAGCATAGCATCGCCAAACTCAGAGTGAGCAACTTCTGGATGAAACTGCAAAGCATAGAGTTTTTTATCTAAATT is from Campylobacter fetus subsp. testudinum 03-427 and encodes:
- a CDS encoding PKCI-related HIT family hydrolase (Pfam match to PF01230.19 HIT) encodes the protein MPCIFEKIVAGEIPSNKVLENDKFLAFHDINPKAPVHILIIPKKHYENFQVMDPSLMGEMTKFIQEVATTIGVDKTGYRLVTNCGENGGQEVMHLHFHLLGGTLLKWTDNHSNDPKNSF
- a CDS encoding putative universal stress protein UspA (Pfam match to PF00582.22 Usp) — translated: MEIKKLFFPIGGGDNFEDRLYGALLVSKALKTHISFLASQMDFSLVCNLEMALNRGNIFNAFKDTVISELDDEKKKNYEIFNSLCAKLGITISDKPIAGVPTAEFHTKEGVRSKVVEYEAKFCDMIVAACPPEGEPTATFDSAVIKSGKNAIVIPRTLKEFKADNILIGWNGTSSISRAITQSMFLLKNSKKVHIIVTNKYFQNEQTIEKDILEYLSFHGINATFEVVKTTSVPGEALLQNALNGKFDMVIASSYGENGLKEMYLGGTTKYFLQNTPIPVFM
- the pnp gene encoding polynucleotide phosphorylase (Pfam matches to PF01138.17 RNase_PH, and to PF01138.17 RNase_PH, and to PF03725.11 RNase_PH_C, and to PF00013.25 KH_1, and to PF03726.10 PNPase, and to PF03725.11 RNase_PH_C, and to PF00575.19 S1), with product MQCSIEVNNQIEIFDLDKVAKQAAGAVLMRVKNTVVLAAVAREDTQVEEDFLPLTVQYIEKQYAAGRIPGGYVKRETKPGDFETLTSRIIDRSLRPLFPKGYAYPTQIVVMVLSSDPEVDLQVVSLNAASVALYLSDIPVNSPVCGVRVGHINGKFVINPSNSELKNSALDLYVAGVKDELLMIEMRSLPNEQNEIVPVIAIDPMIDPSLNEGFVSRQKMNEFSEDLMIDGIKLATQAILKGSNAYEEAFCNYKKEIANLEYKPEIENENVAIYIDEFYKDDVKAAIHQMAKSERASELSKIAKQIALSEVAQKEGWDEALISNILGKYKKKLVRTGIIKDKKRADGRGLKDVRPISIETNILPNAHGSCLFTRGQTQALVVTTLGTDNDAQMSEYLTEKNAVADKFMFNYNFPGFSVGEASPLKAPGRRELGHGNLAKRALYPSIDLNSPYSLRVVSEILESNGSSSMASVCGGSLSLRAAGVETIKLVAGVAMGLIFEGDEHAVLTDIMGLEDHDGDMDFKVAGSKDGITALQMDIKLGGISLDVLKEALYQAKEAREHILNLMVKADEEIIINEDVLPKLELFSVDPSKIVDIIGQAGKTIKEIIERFEVSIDLDRDKGEVKIAGGERQKVEAAKDYIIQITQKDSRGGGFRNKREHKNVTPFNIGDEFEGEIKKMAPFGAFISLRDGVDGLLHISKIVSPLKEGDMIKVKVSDIKGGKISLDLN
- a CDS encoding putative protein, putative phosphoribosyltransferase (Pfam match to PF00156.23 Pribosyltran); the protein is MINPDDLKFENELDAAEKLLDILPKNELIDNGFVIVGSSLDSVVLTDKVASSLQLSYELLFSEQILAPNNPECEIGMVSETEEIVVNDELIKAFNISLDFIYGEAHRKYEEKILKNVYRYRKGKLLGDLKGKNILLIDEGCQTGATALVCIKTLINLEARSIVYATPLMPLNIVPYLNTLVDSIFCVKKIANFVDVDFYYKDKISPSSEAIMSILEDSPYYLPLQK
- a CDS encoding putative lipooligosaccharide transport system, OM component (LptD family); translated protein: MLIKKILLSFLFVSSLFARVENVEFLADRVEKDGNIVNANGNVLVYSQNYLVTADRAIYDQKSETIELFGNVNMLRGDSETSRSNYVMINLKTNDLNFDGSFAMDKDKEIWIQSDESCSTQEAYFASKSIVSSCNVQDPDWHINFSSGELNKQSKFMHLYNPVFYIKDMPVFYMPYFGFSTDKTRRTGFLSPQIAYSKSNGVMYLQPFYIAIADEWDLEFDPQIRTNRGSGIYSTFRFADSPYSGGLIRSGIFNEKNSYKEKENLKNTNHTGFEVQYDRDRLVKYLIDGDFTEGLWLRYTKLNDIDYLNLRGKKNGDYDSLVQSKLNYFITTDENYFGAYAKYYIDTAKISSKYGNDDTLQELPKLQYHSFTSTFIVPNLIYSFDAKYHNYTRNIGTRASQYEIDFPVGLNFNILDDYANFSVTENIYATHIAYKNNKLYTNGEFIDDNFNDYINHYHKFLIETDLAKAYNSFYHTINLKLDYIKPGYSNGSIENNLLKYYMLDQSGNNIKLTDSNLFEENFVSGLDKKYSKESTTADFVQFFYGSEGQKFLRHSIKQGFNIDDSDFENLENRLNLYFGNFNFANKIEYSHIDNSLAKIQSGTSYANSRFNVALWHTYDKNSDNKLIYDKESYLSSSLSINLPRSYRLFAGFDYDVQRSYTKMWRTGINYKRKCWDYSLVYQEDIEPKNTSAGLESKKSQGFYLYFSFYPLGGVGYDFSIEQNNEAKQ
- a CDS encoding putative protein (RDD domain) (Pfam match to PF06271.8 RDD), with product MSENLLDKLDRENIEVASINKRLWAYCVDEILISLLFMLAYYNALAKASDDVEALILMISNMVFQIALLRVIYQTFFIWYYGATPGKMIFKIICIDTVMLSKPSLQASFLRAIVRVLSEWLFYLGFVWALSNQARQTWHDKLAKTVVCNAY
- the purD gene encoding phosphoribosylamine-glycine ligase (Pfam matches to PF01071.15 GARS_A, and to PF02844.11 GARS_N, and to PF02843.12 GARS_C); this translates as MNILIIGSGGREYAIALRLKQDENVKNIYFSPGNGATTKIGQNIITKDFYELAQFAKSNSIDLSIVGPENALSAGVVDIFKQNGLNIFGPSKAAAMLESSKAYMKEFLAKNGIRTAKFINTDSYDEASKFIDSLSSTVVVKADGLCAGKGVIIAKNHEEAKKAALDMLSGDSFGDAGKRIVVEEFLDGFELSFFAICDGENFVSLPVAQDHKRLLDNDKGPNTGGMGAYAPSPLADAKLIKRVEDEIVHTTLKGMQEEGAPFCGVLFVGLMIVNDTPYVLEFNVRFGDPECEVLMPLIDGNLSQILLDAATKKLTNISLKNSVAIGVVLASKNYPYSSSQKAKIIVENVPEGTHIDYAGVSSNGDELYADGGRVLVAVAVGQDIKEAHKKAYELVKNIKFDGMQYRKDIAYQALK
- the hemD gene encoding uroporphyrinogen III synthase (Pfam match to PF02602.11 HEM4); this encodes MIYLVSNTPYNLDEVINLKVCEIVFYKFNLNLNDFDAAVFTSKNGVNALKFNNIKCENLDTFAISDSTAQACKEFGFKRIFEGFYAHGNEFAKEIFPLLKGKKVLYISAKDTVSGLSSFLQSNGVDINSLIAYENRLLKLNLKKPENGSTIIFTSPKNVEGFLSNFGWNDSYKAIAIGKTTAKALNFVTKAIISPTQQISECVNIAKSHKI
- the mug gene encoding G:T/U mismatch-specific DNA glycosylase (Pfam match to PF03167.15 UDG) gives rise to the protein MLTHPFKPVFDSRSKILILGSFPSVKSREMGFYYAHSQNRFWKVLSALFGSEHLQNVQDKIDFLLKHQVAIYDAAYSCLVQGSSDNSISSVKPTNLDLIFENADIKAVFANGNTSYDICKKFYDFEVIKLPSTSPANAKFSLEKLVGEWKIILKYLE
- the guaA gene encoding GMP synthase (glutamine-hydrolyzing) (Pfam matches to PF00117.24 GATase, and to PF00958.18 GMP_synt_C, and to PF02540.13 NAD_synthase), with protein sequence MKNADILVLDFGSQYTQLIARRLREQGVYAELMPFNASIEAIKAKNPKGIILSGGPASVYAKDAYFCDEGVFTLGLPVLGICYGMQLLAHKNGADVAPAGHKEYGKANLNVVKKCDFFKGVPDTSIVWMSHSDKVNELPQGFEVLANSENSEFCVFANLDKKLYALQFHPEVAHSEFGDAMLKNFAKICGCESTWNMGSFAKKEVQAIREKVGKDKVLCAVSGGVDSSVVAALLAHAVPENLIVVFVDNGLLRTNEAKQVEEMFKLKLGVNLISIDASELFLSRLKGVRDPEKKRKIIGETFIEVFDKEAKKHSNVKYLAQGTLYTDIIESSVAGASKTIKSHHNVGGLPEWMEFELIEPLREIFKDEVRRLGLELGLSRDIVYRHPFPGPGLAIRIMGEVSTPSLELLRKADVILREELKSSGWYDKTWQAFCVLLNVNSVGVMGDNRTYENAVCLRVVDASDGMTASFSRLPYDLLENCSRRIINEVDGINRVVYDISSKPPATIEWE